The genomic segment TTAAAGAAAAATTATTAGGAGCTCAAAGAGCTGGAATTACAAAAGTACTAATTCCAAAGGATAATGTAGTTGATTTAAATGAGGTTCCACAAGAAGTTAAGGAACAATTAACTATTATAGCTGTAGAAACAGTAGAAGATGTTCTAAGAGAAACTTTGGGAATTTCACTACCAAGAATAGAGCATATATTTAATCCTAATAAATTTATTGAAGGAACTTTCAAGCCAGCAGAAGAATAAGAAATATTAAGAGATGTTGTTAAAACTACTTATTAACAAGTAGGAGAAGCAACATCTCTTCTTGCTTTTTACGAAAATGGAAATATAAAAACTTCGAGTTATAAAAAGTAATGACATCAATGGATCGATAAGTGTGAGATGGTTAAAACCTACCTTTTTTATTAAACGCAATAATTTTATGATTTAACAATGCTATTTAAAATCATACCTATTACTATTAGTACTATGCCTGCTAGTCCAACAAATGTCGGACATTTATCATGAAATATAAAAACTCCACCTATAAGAGTAAATATTACTTCACCGGATTGTGTTGATTCCACGACGGCTAATTTGTGTGTATCATTACTTACTATATCGGTTGCTTTAAAAAATAATATTGTAGCAATAATCCCTGAAAAAATGGCAACGATTAAGGATTGAAGCACTTGCCCTTTACTTGGCATACCTGCAGACAATACACCGAATATTGATATTAATATCCAAAATGGCATGCTACATAAAGTCATTCCAAATACTCTTTGAAAGGTATTAAATTTGTCATTGCAAATTTCCATCATCTTGCGATTACCAAGTGGGTAAGCAAATGCAGCTAGTATAACTGGGATAATTACAGAGATTATTTCTGAAAAAGAGACACTTTTTGCTTCTTCAAACTGCATTAAAAATATACCTAGTAATATTAAAGAGGACATTAATAGAGATTTTTTGGGAAGTGTATTCCTTACTTTGCATATTCCAGTGGGTGTTTTAATACTTTTAAAAAATAATGGAGACATAAGAGCACCAGCAACTATGGTTAATTGCCAAGTTCCAGCAACCAGCCATGATGCACCATATGTAGATGCAAAGCTTAAGGGAGTGTAAAATAATCCAAAGCCTATTGTGCTCCAAGCAATCCATTGAATGGGTTTATTAATTATATCATTTAATACTGGATTTAATTGTCTATTTATAATCATAATAATAAGCAAGAGTGGTAGCATAAATATATACCGTAGAGATGAACTCCATAAAAAACTTCCTCCAGAAATATTCATTTGTTGATTTAATATAAATGTAAATGCAAAGAAAAATGATGCTGCAATTCCTAATATGAGTGCTTTTGTCATTTAAAAAACTCCTTACCTAAAATATTTAAAATTAAGTTGTAAATTAAATTAGTAAGATATGTTATATTATATACATGAACAATATTTTGTGCAATATATTATAATATATATGTTATAGCATACAATATTTTTGAGAAAAGGAGTAGCATATGAGAAATTTAAATTCGATTATTGGGAGTAAATTGAAGGAAATCAGAAATAAGAGAGAATTAAGTTTAGATGAAGCGGCAAAATTAACTGGAGTCAGTAAGGCTATGTTAGGACAAATAGAGCGAGGACAATCAAGTCCGACAGTATCTACTTTGTGGAAAATTTCAACTGGATTAAAGGTGTCTTTTTCGTTCTTT from the Clostridium beijerinckii genome contains:
- a CDS encoding multidrug resistance efflux transporter family protein, whose amino-acid sequence is MTKALILGIAASFFFAFTFILNQQMNISGGSFLWSSSLRYIFMLPLLLIIMIINRQLNPVLNDIINKPIQWIAWSTIGFGLFYTPLSFASTYGASWLVAGTWQLTIVAGALMSPLFFKSIKTPTGICKVRNTLPKKSLLMSSLILLGIFLMQFEEAKSVSFSEIISVIIPVILAAFAYPLGNRKMMEICNDKFNTFQRVFGMTLCSMPFWILISIFGVLSAGMPSKGQVLQSLIVAIFSGIIATILFFKATDIVSNDTHKLAVVESTQSGEVIFTLIGGVFIFHDKCPTFVGLAGIVLIVIGMILNSIVKS